A region of Alteromonadaceae bacterium 2753L.S.0a.02 DNA encodes the following proteins:
- a CDS encoding citrate synthase, with the protein MTDQKAKLTVDGLDGAIDLPVYSGSLGPDVIDVRALTAKGFFTYDPGFVSTASCESKITYIDGDKGVLLHRGYPIEVLAEKSDYLETCYLLLHGELPSQSEYEEFVGIITNHTMVHESISRFFRGFHYDSHPMAMMCGIVGALSAFYHDSLDINNARHRIISAHRLIAKVPTLAAMCFKHSQGQPFMYPNNNLGYAENFLHMMFGTPCNDPDVNPVLANAMDKIFLLHADHEQNASTSTVRLAGSSGANPFACIAAGIATLWGPAHGGANEAVLNMLEEIGDEKNIDKFVARAKDKDDPFRLMGFGHRVYKNFDPRSKVMKQVCDEVLGELGLEDDPLLKIAKRLEQIALEDDYFIDKKLYPNVDFYSGIIMKAIGIPKDMFTVIFATGRTVGWIAHWHEMITDGYKIGRPRQLYTGEPTRDFILRDTRPDADPSIF; encoded by the coding sequence ATGACTGATCAGAAAGCAAAGCTTACGGTCGATGGTCTGGATGGCGCAATAGACTTACCGGTTTATTCCGGCTCGCTCGGCCCAGACGTGATCGATGTTCGTGCTTTAACGGCCAAAGGATTTTTTACCTACGACCCCGGCTTCGTTTCGACCGCGTCATGCGAATCTAAAATCACTTACATTGACGGTGACAAAGGTGTACTGCTGCACCGCGGTTACCCCATTGAAGTTCTCGCTGAAAAATCCGATTATCTGGAAACGTGCTACCTCCTGTTGCACGGCGAACTTCCGTCGCAATCCGAGTATGAAGAATTTGTGGGAATCATTACCAACCACACCATGGTTCACGAGTCGATTTCGCGCTTTTTCCGCGGTTTCCATTACGACTCCCACCCCATGGCAATGATGTGTGGAATCGTTGGAGCACTGTCCGCTTTCTACCATGACTCTCTCGACATCAACAACGCACGCCACCGCATTATTTCTGCCCACCGTCTTATCGCCAAAGTACCCACCTTAGCTGCAATGTGTTTCAAGCATTCGCAAGGGCAACCCTTCATGTACCCCAACAACAATTTGGGTTACGCCGAAAACTTTTTGCACATGATGTTTGGAACTCCATGCAACGACCCGGATGTTAACCCGGTACTAGCCAATGCCATGGACAAAATATTCCTGTTGCATGCCGATCATGAACAAAATGCATCCACCTCTACGGTACGTCTGGCTGGTTCATCCGGTGCTAATCCGTTTGCGTGTATCGCCGCGGGTATTGCCACTTTGTGGGGCCCGGCACACGGTGGCGCCAACGAAGCAGTATTAAACATGCTCGAAGAAATCGGCGATGAGAAAAACATCGATAAATTTGTGGCGCGTGCCAAAGACAAAGACGACCCCTTCCGCCTCATGGGTTTCGGTCACCGCGTTTACAAAAACTTCGATCCGCGCTCCAAGGTTATGAAACAAGTGTGTGACGAGGTGCTTGGTGAACTCGGGCTCGAAGACGATCCACTGCTGAAAATCGCTAAACGCCTGGAACAAATCGCACTGGAAGACGATTACTTTATCGATAAGAAACTGTATCCAAATGTCGATTTCTACTCCGGCATTATTATGAAGGCGATTGGTATCCCCAAAGATATGTTTACCGTGATTTTCGCCACCGGCCGCACCGTTGGCTGGATCGCTCACTGGCATGAAATGATTACCGATGGCTATAAAATTGGCCGTCCTCGCCAATTGTACACCGGTGAACCAACACGCGATTTCATTTTACGTGATACCCGTCCGGACGCAGACCCCTCGATTTTCTAA
- a CDS encoding ABC-2 type transport system ATP-binding protein yields MIHAENLSRRYGDFAAVDNVSFNISAGEIVGLLGHNGAGKTTIMKMLTGYLEPSDGKITINGLALDSDPNNIQQDIGYLPENLPVYHDLSVMDYLFYCAQVRNIPEEQQDTAVSDAIRQTELGEKALQPIATLSRGYKQRVGVAQALIHNPKILILDEPTNGLDPHQTQQMRNLIRNLANHATVIISTHIMQEVDALCDRVLILDSGQLAVDESMEQLRKSDTIALHSSVPQSTLQALVKEKDKTLIVKSTQEHHFQIAISESTDANALCAWLAEKLVTSGERVFAISPQLRDLETVFRNIHEHKQNMGDVSNAA; encoded by the coding sequence ATGATTCACGCGGAAAACCTCAGTCGTCGGTACGGCGATTTTGCGGCGGTGGATAACGTATCCTTTAATATCTCAGCCGGCGAAATAGTAGGCTTGCTCGGCCACAACGGTGCAGGTAAAACCACCATCATGAAGATGTTGACCGGTTACCTGGAACCCAGCGATGGAAAAATCACGATCAATGGTTTAGCGCTCGACAGCGATCCTAACAATATTCAGCAGGACATTGGCTACTTACCTGAAAACCTTCCGGTTTATCATGATTTGAGTGTAATGGACTACTTATTCTACTGTGCCCAGGTACGCAATATACCAGAAGAACAACAAGACACTGCGGTGAGTGATGCAATACGTCAAACGGAACTTGGTGAAAAAGCCTTGCAACCTATTGCGACCCTCTCTCGGGGTTACAAGCAGCGGGTGGGAGTGGCCCAGGCACTAATCCACAACCCCAAAATTTTAATTCTTGATGAGCCCACTAACGGCCTCGACCCCCACCAAACGCAGCAGATGCGTAATCTAATTCGAAATCTTGCCAATCACGCTACGGTAATTATTTCAACTCACATCATGCAGGAAGTCGACGCACTCTGCGATCGCGTTTTGATACTCGACAGCGGCCAACTGGCGGTGGATGAATCCATGGAACAGCTGCGCAAGAGCGACACCATCGCGCTGCATTCCAGCGTTCCACAATCCACTCTGCAAGCACTGGTAAAAGAAAAAGACAAAACATTGATTGTAAAAAGTACTCAGGAACATCACTTTCAAATTGCCATTAGCGAATCGACCGATGCGAACGCGCTGTGCGCCTGGCTTGCTGAAAAATTAGTGACAAGCGGAGAAAGAGTGTTTGCTATTAGCCCACAATTACGTGATTTGGAAACAGTGTTTCGCAATATTCATGAACACAAGCAGAATATGGGGGATGTAAGCAATGCTGCATAA